The following are encoded together in the Takifugu flavidus isolate HTHZ2018 chromosome 22, ASM371156v2, whole genome shotgun sequence genome:
- the utp20 gene encoding small subunit processome component 20 homolog, which produces MNKSKSSHHKSENTFRFLTFAERLANVNIDVIHRIDRTGSYAEEVETYFSEGLTKWRDLNLTVHFTTFLKEVSSKSQSFNMLVFHQKAIVESLKTHLSVKDSLAYQPLLDLVVQLARDLQTDFYPHFPDFFILITSLLDTKDTELLEWAFTCLSYLYKYLWRLMVKDMSNIYSLYSTLLAHKKEHIRLFAAESFSFLMRKVPDIDALLSHMFTDLQQHPEKAEGAGQLLFEMCKGVRHMFHSCAAKTFPVALRKLGPSTSPGPSLPWDTVRDALDHMAQTAANNIDKEHFLVLWEALELSVLEVSGIVEAEEAAEQLERLLFILHTLVSYRDGAKITKPESVCQTVLQLTQSSTLPASCSRLLLQITSSLLLGENITLPTSLIKEMIQKVFSSTLGKDLILEFTKEMFTMKEFEQLFLPTMLRFVAGLFRSGDSLSRNSGLNVLVSLILAKAPPPTDGSMAFETYPLLFTGQTTGSFSQKESSSITDQPRVPEMVLSLIPSPGEGGKFTDLSLLWSSLVLLPHLRPLDAIAVVPAVTALLNQLLCEIEAGKLAKAGLYVARQALSCLLTFDHSAESLSLITVDQINSVLRSFPTDLSALLLGDLYYTRLSLSGVSEHLSHRALLDLHQILHANLSSNVSKVRLLTLRILSQFEAELPPHSEGEENVEAQPVFALCLQAELVPATVQDYREKLLHLRKLRHDLVQRSLPQGPHTTFQQVPLRYLIAMLYVNFRPLWEAVIELLVSHARGMDNKEFWGVFHEHLEKVAGLAEKQLQDDEEDHDESTGGTRAEPGCDVIESGDVGVLFLEQLKLATEPNERTDFPNFRNLLWQSMVQFPDRVEPRSRELSPLLLRFIRNEFYPADPLVAPTQDLRKQDDALEESGVDEEEEEGDDDEQEAEESGRQQKKSVPRGIAAKQLITHLKVFSKFLNPRSLYLESSLSELYNQLLCHQDQNIQRVALECVLTYRDPNIVPYKENLERLLQDKHFKEEIVHFNISEETGVVNASHRATLIPLLMRILFGRLRSKAGSKFQGKASAASRSSIILRFLAGCQTEELGIFIDLLLEPISHYSQGSCLAAVDKAVAETDAGSVLPLGRQHSLLNIINVVIHKLGHLIHNYLPKVLQILLCVTASVSTLLDRRDQLRPGCISPLKNLRRLGILRIQDFFDNFDWYDFSPDECDAIFQAVVWPQVCRLPTESTYSPTPLLKLIHLWCKNARYFPLLAKQRPNQPECDVLRNVFALLSAKNTSLGTITMVMDIADSLATTDYSVGTEIEKELTVNDCVFPQPEEGALISADTLGQGSRLLLPHISLLLGYLSGVVRNTDRLKRKKFRVQVAKELNILSKISRFVSEKEQSSVLIGLLLPYLQRANNPQETEIDILATVQNLLRQSVEPSAFLQPLSKLFSIIQNKLPRQALTNVFQTLSDLDPSLSYITDMASKLNAFDSRHLDEIYFDVRLTAFQDATRRVKEMSTLDLNYISTLIHNCFHTYEIGDMSLGDNATFCLSAVITQLVAVEAGEQIYKDIVQHTILDAVIKGLRSKTESVQHEYTSVLACLVKTFPSKKEFRDLVQLTNYSDPESDFFEHMKHIQIHRRGRALRKLAKQLDDGHVMMTPRSLQNYIMPYAMTALLDEKMLKHENMISASVEVVGAVCRRLTWSKYLYYLKHFIHILQTAQAEQKLAVSLLVTVLEAFHFDHETLIREMEAAKSREIGSSRVGPDEEERLESDASDGEEPMEVDGKPTQSDIPMETNSAVVESVSKDAASRGAERAAASKPAAVHSGLPHSKDELEALIKAIHNTVNNSVLPRLHKCLTAKVQRDEEHKAVKSKDVKEEEVGRIPIAFAMVKLMQTLPPHIMEANLPGILIKVCVLLRNRFQEVRDVVRGTLVKITETLGIRYLQYLLKEMQSVLVKGYQVHVLTFTVYQLLSVLKPVLKSGDLDSCMNMLISIFNNELFGAVAEEKEVKGIVSKLMEARHSKSMDSYELLAQFCSKESITSLILPLKEILETSSSLKVCNRVAAVLRRIILGLLVNDGMTSKDILLLCHGLISESLPLLTKRDRDKASAKPPPDPRLPPPSCLLLPPTPKRGGRRAPVSSRTNMHILVDAGLKLLHLSLKKSKVTSSETSALEMLDPFVLLLLDCLNSMHVKVITEALVAFTWLLKFPLPAVEQNANQLTKQLFVLLKDYSKAGAARGENYLLVQNCFKAITILVKNVKSNKISETQLQVLLGYAEEDIYDQSRQATAFGLLKAILSRKLIVPEMEEVLNKVAKLSVTGGNTMIRVHCRQIYLKYLLDYPLGKKLVNHLDFVVSQLHYEHEAGRESVLEMLAYIFQTFPQNLLQQHSGLFFAPLSLVVINDSSARCKKMAALAIKALLAQLNVDHQNSLFTLVNTWLNADKVSLQRLGAQICGLFVEVEEEKFARRLDDLLPLLEREINPNNYEDIEEEQDEKGADRLLFGLLTLISKLNKHCGLLELSKPHDTLCNIWAHIEAHLRYPHCWVWLTASQLFGQLFAAHQPERLVAVWRGEGGDSSSQPSATTFICTGLDKKIRELALSFCHQLQSKFLESVSGEQVIKNLLFVGKVIYLISPESDVVSSLGEVEREQGENEKDEEEGDEKDDRPPSLMWLMRKLSLMAKREAANTPKVPLKRTCVFKFMGAIAMDLGKDNVGPYLTTIITPLYRELDSTYAEQDPTLKNLAQELIELLKKQVGLEKFSLAFSAVQKEFSQRRAARKRHRAIQAVANPDIAAKKKLKKHRNKIEAKKRKIEFLRPGYKAKKQRSHTLKDLAMVQ; this is translated from the exons ATGAATAAATCCAAATCCTCGCATCATAAATCTGAGAACACCTTCAGG TTTCTCACTTTTGCTGAAAGACTTGCCAACGTAAACATTGATGTCATTCACCGTATTGACAGGACTGGATCTTACGCAGAG GAGGTGGAAACATATTTTTCCGAGGGGCTGACAAAATGGAGAGACCTCAACTTGACAGTGCATTTCA ctacTTTTCTGAAAGAAGTTTCCAGCAAGAGCCAGTCATTCAACATGCTGGTTTTTCATCAAAAAGCAATAGTAGAGAGTCTGAAAACACACCTGTCTGTCAAGGACAGTTTGGCCTACCAGCCATTACTTGA CCTGGTGGTGCAGCTGGCCAGAGATCTGCAGACTGACTTCTACCCCCACTTTcctgatttctttattttgatcACCTCGCTGCTGGACACCAAGGacacggagctgctggagtGGGCGTTCACCTGCCTCTCATATCTCTACAAGTACCTGTGGCGGCTCATGGTGAAAGACATGAGCAATATCTACag TTTATACAGTACACTTTTGGCACACAAGAAGGAGCACATCCGCCTCTTTGCAGCCgagagtttttcttttttgatgagGAAG GTTCCGGACATCGATGCCCTGCTGAGTCATATGTTCACAGATCTTCAGCAGCACCCCGAAAAGGCGGAGGGAGCTGGTCAGCTGCTGTTCGAAATGTGCAAAGGAGTCCGGCATATGTTTCACTCCTGTGCAGCAAAA ACTTTCCCTGTTGCCCTGCGTAAACTCGGGCCCTCAACCAGCCCTGGGCCCTCTCTGCCCTGGGACACTGTGAGGGATGCGTTGGACCACATGGCCCAGACTGCAGCAAATAACATTGACAAGGAACATTTCTTGGTTTTGTGGGAGGCCTTAGAG ctcagtgtGCTGGAGGTCTCAGGCATCgtggaggcagaagaggcagcagagcagctggagaggcTGCTGTTCATCCTTCACACACTGGTGTCCTACAGGGACGGGGCTAAGATCACCAAGCCAGAGTCTGTCTGCCAG ACGGTGTTGCAGCTGACACAGAGTTCGACTCTGCCAGCGTCCTGTTCCCGGCTGCTCCTCCAGatcacctcctctctgctcctcggGGAGAACATCACCCTGCCTACGTCACTCATCAAGGAGATGATCCAAAAG GTTTTCAGCAGCACGTTGGGAAAAGATCTGATCCTGGAATTCACAAAGGAGATGTTCACAATGAAAGAGTTTGAACAG CTCTTCCTTCCCACCATGTTGCGCTTTGTTGCCGGCTTGTTCCGCTCCGGTGATTCTTTATCCCGCAACTCTGGCCTGAATGTGCTGGTCAGCCTGATCCTCGccaaagccccgccccccacaGATGGCTCCATGGCTTTTGAAACTTACCCGCTGCTTTTCACTGGACAGACCACTGG GAGTTTTAGCCAGAAGGAGTCCAGCAGCATTACCGATCAGCCAAGAGTCCCAGAGATGGTGCTGTCTCTGATCCCATCTCCTGGAGAGGGGGGAAAGTTCACTGACCTGTCACTGCTGTGGAGCTCTTTGGTGCTTCTGCCACACCTCAG ACCTCTTGATGCAATCGCTGTGGTTCCAGCCGTCACTGCGCTTTTAAACCAGCTCTTGTGTGAGATCGAGGCAGGAAAACTGGCAAAAG CTGGCCTGTATGTGGCGAGACAGGCCCTGAGCTGCCTTCTCACCTTCGACCACTCTGCAGAATCCCTCTCCCTGATCACCGTGGACCAGATCAACTCAGTCCTACG GAGCTTTCCCACAGAcctgtctgctctgctccttGGAGACCTCTACTACACGCGCCTGTCCCTCAGCGGTGTTTCAGAGCACCTGTCCCACAGGGCGCTGCTGGACCTCCACCAGATCCTGCATGCTAACCTCTCCTCCAACGTCTCTAAA GTCCGCCTGCTGACTCTGAGAATTCTGTCTCAGTTTGAGGCAGAGCTCCCTCCCCACTCCGAG GGTGAGGAGAATGTAGAGGCGCAGCCCGTTTTTGCCCTTTGCCTCCAGGCTGAGCTGGTACCTGCCACAGTGCAGGACTACAGAGAGAAACTGCTCCACCTCCGAAAGCTGAGACACGATCTGGTGCAGCGCAGTCTGCCACAGGGGCCCCACACCACCTTCCAGCAG GTACCTCTGCGTTACCTCATCGCAATGCTCTATGTCAACTTCAGGCCTCTGTGGGAAGCAGTCATTGAGCTtcttgt GAGCCATGCAAGAGGGATGGACAATAAAGAGTTCTGGGGGGTCTTccatgaacatctggagaaggtGGCTGGACTGGCTG aaaaacaactgcagGACGATGAGGAAGACCACGATGAGTCTACGGGAGGGACGAGAGCTGAGCCGGGGTGCGACGTTATCGAAAGTGGGGATGTGGGGGTCCTGtttctggagcagctgaagtTAGCCACAGAGCCCAACGAGAGGACCGATTTCCCCAACTTCCGTAACCTGCTGTGGCAATCCATGGTCCAGTTTCCTGACAGGGTGGAACCACGCAGCCGGGAACTGAGCCCCCTGCTGCTCCGGTTCATCAG GAATGAGTTTTACCCTGCGGACCCGTTGGTGGCGCCGACTCAGGACCTGAGGAAGCAGGATGATGCCCTAGAGGAGTCTGGGgtggatgaagaagaggaggagggagacgatGATGAGCAAGAGGCAGAAGAATCGGGCAGGCAACAGAAGAAGTCCGTTCCAAGAGGAATCGCTGCCAA ACAGTTAATTACACATCTGAAAGTGTTTTCCAAATTTTTAAACCCTCGCTCTCTCTACCTGGAGAGTAGCCTCAGTGAGCTCTATAACCAG TTGCTGTGCCATCAGGACCAGAATATCCAGCGAGTGGCGCTGGAATGTGTTCTTACCTACAGAGACCCCAACATCGTGCCATACAA ggagAATCTTGAAAGGCTGCTCCAAGACAAACACTTCAAAGAGGAGATTGTCCATTTTAATATATCTGAAGAGACAGGAGTGGTGAATGCTTCACACAGAGCCACCCTCATCCCACTCCTCATgag GATCCTGTTTGGCCGTCTGCGCAGCAAAGCAGGCAGCAAATTTCAGGGCAAGGCGAGCGCTGCGTCGCGTTCCTCCATCATCCTGCGTTTCCTGGCTGGGTGCCAGACTGAGGAGCTGGGAATATTTAttgacctgctgctggagcccatcaGTCATTACAGCCAAG GTTCGTGTCTTGCAGCTGTGGATAAAGCAGTAGCAGAAACTGACGCGGGCTCCGTCCTTCCGCTGGGTCGCCAGCACAGCTTGCTGAACATCATCAATGTGGTCATACACAAATTAGGGCACCTCATCCACAACTACCTGCCCAAAGTGCTGCAGATCCTGTTGTGTGTCACTGCTTCAGTGTCCACCCTGCTGGACAGGAGGGATCAG CTCCGCCCAGGCTGCATCAGTCCTCTAAAGAACTTGAGGCGACTCGGCATCCTCCGGATCCAGGATTTCTTTGATAACTTCGACTGGTACGACTTTAGCCCAGATGAGTGCGATGCCATCTTCCAGGCTGTGGTCTGGCCTCAG GTGTGCCGTCTCCCCACGGAGAGCACTTACTCTCCGACTCCGCTGTTGAAACTCATCCATTTGTGGTGCAAAAATGCCAG GTACTTTCCCCTCTTGGCCAAGCAGAGGCCGAACCAGCCAGAGTGCGACGTCCTCCGAAACGTCTTTGCCCTCCTCTCAGCCAAGAACACCTCCTTAGGGACCATCACCATGGTTATGGACATCGCTGACTCCCTGGCAACCACAGACTACTCTGTGGGCACAGAGATCGAGAAAGAGCTGACGGTCAATGACTGTGTGTTCCCACAGCCAGAAGAGGGCGCTCTCATCTCTGCGG ACACATTAGGTCAgggctccaggctgctgctgcctcatatATCCCTCCTGCTGGGGTACCTCAGCGGAGTGGTGCGCAACACTGACAGACTCAAGAGGAAGAAGTTCCGGGTGCAGGTGGCCAAAGAGCTCAACATTCTTTCCAA GATCAGCCGATTTGTGAGTGAGAAGGAGCAGAGCTCGGTGCTCATCGGCCTGCTGCTGCCCTACCTCCAGAGAGCCAACAATCCTCAA GAGACAGAAATCGACATCCTGGCCACGGTGCAGAACCTGCTGCGACAGAGCGTGGAGCCATCTGCCTTCCTGCAGCCGCTCAGCAAGCTCTTCTCCATCATCCAGAACAAGCTGCCCAGGCAGGCCCTCACCAATGTCTTCCAG ACTCTTTCGGATCTGGACCCTTCACTCAGTTACATCACTGATATGGCATCGAAG CTGAATGCCTTTGACAGTCGACACTTGGATGAGATCTACTTTGACGTGCGTCTGACGGCCTTTCAAGACGCCACCAGGAGAGTCAAGGAGATGAGCACTCTTGACCTGAACTACATCAGCACCCTCATCCACAACTGCTTCCACACCTATGAG ATCGGTGACATGTCGCTGGGAGACAACGCCACcttttgtctgtctgctgtAATCACCCAGCTGGTGGCCGTGGAGGCCGGAGAACAGATCTACAAGGACATCGTGCAGCACACCATCCTGGACGCTGTCATTAAAGGGCTCCGCAGCAAAACTGAG agTGTGCAGCATGAGTATACCTCTGTCCTGGCCTGCCTGGTCAAGACGTTTCCCTCCAAGAAGGAATTTAGAGACCTGGTACAGCTCACCAATTACAGCGACCCTGAGTCGGACTTCTTTGAGCACATGAAGCACATCCAG ATCCATCGGCGAGGTCGTGCCCTCAGGAAGTTGGCCAAACAGCTGGACGACGGTCACGTGATGATGACGCCTCGCTCCCTCCAGAATTACATCATGCCATACGCCATGACCGCCCTGCTGGATGAAAAGATGCTAAAG CATGAGAACATGATTTCAGcttcggtggaggtggtgggagccGTGTGTCGCAGGTTGACCTGGTCCAAATACCTCTACTACCTCAAACACTTCATTCACATCCTGCAAACTGCGCAGGCCGAGCAGAAATTGGCCGTCAG TTTGCTGGTCACTGTCCTGGAGGCCTTCCATTTTGACCATGAGACCCTCATCAGGGAAATGGAGGCAGCCAAATCCAGAGAAA TTGGCAGCTCCAGAGTGGGTCCAGACGAGGAGGAACGGCTGGAATCAGATGCAAGTGACGGCGAAGAGCCAATGGAGGTGGACGGCAAGCCAACACAGTCTGACATTCCGATGGAAACGAACAGCGCAGTTGTAGAAAGCGTTTCCAAGGACGCCGCCTCCAGGGGAGCCGAGAGAGCCGCAGCTTCTAAACCCGCCGCCGTTCACAGCGGGCTCCCGCACAGCAAAGACGAGCTGGAGGCTCTGATCAAGGCCATCCACAACACCGTCAACAACAGCGTGCTGCCGCGCCTGCACAAGTGTCTCACTGCGAag GTGCAGCGTGATGAGGAGCACAAGGCAGTGAAGTCGAAGGacgtgaaggaggaagaggtggggaGGATTCCGATTGCCTTCGCCATGGTGAAACTGATGCAGACTCTGCCGCCACACATCATGGAGGCCAACCTGCCTGG CATCCTGATCAAAGTGTGCGTGCTGCTGAGGAACCGTTTCCAGGAGGTCCGAGACGTGGTGAGGGGGACGCTGGTGAAGATCACCGAGACGTTGGGCATCAGGTATCTGCAGTACCTGCTGAAAGAGATGCAGTCCGTCCTGGTGAAGGGCTACCAG GTCCACGTGCTGACGTTCACAGTATACCAGTTACTGTCAGTCCTCAAACCGGTGCTGAAGAGTGGGGACCTGGACTCGTGCATGAACATGCTCATCAGT ATTTTCAACAACGAGCTGTTTGGAGCCGTggctgaggagaaggaggtaaAGGGAATCGTGTCCAAGCTGATGGAGGCTCGGCACAGCAAGAGCATGGACTCCTACGAGCTGCTGGCCCAGTTCTGTAGCAAGGAGAGCATCACCAGTCTCATACTGCCACTGAAGGAG ATTTTGGAGACGTCCTCCAGTCTGAAGGTGTGTAACCGGGTAGCCGCCGTTCTCCGTCGGATTATTCTGGGTCTGCTCGTCAACGATGGGATGACGTCCAAGGACATTTTGCTGCTGTGTCACGGCCTGATCAGCGAGAGTCTGCCGCTGCTCACCAAGAGAGACCG agacaaAGCATCAGCTAAGCCACCCCCTGACCCCAGACTGCCCcctcccagctgcctcctcctgccccctaCTCCTAAGAGAGGTGGCCGGAGAGCTCCGGTCAGCAGCCGAACCAACATGCACATCCTGGTGGACGCGGGACTCAAG ctcctccacctgagtCTGAAGAAATCCAAGGTGACGTCATCTGAGACCTCAGCCCTGGAGATGCTCGATCcttttgtcctgctgctgctcgacTGTCTCAACTCCATGCACGTGAAG GTGATCACTGAGGCTCTGGTGGCCTTCACGTGGCTGTTGAAGTTCCCTCTTCCAGCTGTGGAGCAGAACGCCAACCAGCTGACCAAACAGCTCTTTGTCCTGTTGAAGGATTATTCCAAAGCTGGAGCTGCCCGCGGGGAGAACTACCTCCTGGTCCAGAACTGCTTCAAG GCCATCACCATACTTGTCAAGAATGTCAAAAGCAACAAGATTTCCGAGACgcagctgcaggtgctgctgggatACGCCGAGGAGGACATCTACGACCAGTCTCGCCAGGCCACTGCCTTCGGACTACTAAAG GCAATCCTGTCCAGGAAGCTCATTGttccagagatggaggaggtgctgaaCAAAGTGGCCAAACTCTCTGTCACCGGCGGCAACACCATGATAAGGGTCCACTGTCGGCAG ATTTATCTGAAATACCTGCTGGACTACCCGCTGGGGAAGAAGCTGGTAAACCACCTGGACTTTGTGGTGTCGCAGCTGCACTACGAGCATGAAGCGGGCAGGGAGTCGGTGCTGGAGATGCTGGCCTACATCTTCCAGACATTCCCTCAG aatctgctgcagcagcacagcggcCTCTTCTTCGCCCCCCTGTCCTTGGTAGTCATCAACGATTCTTCGGCACGTTGTAAGAAAATGGCCGCCTTGGCCATCAAGGCGCTCCTGGCTCAGCTGAACGTGGACCACCAGAACTCGCTGTTCACCCTCGTCAACACGTGGCTGAATGCAGACAAG GTCAGCCTTCAGAGACTTGGCGCTCAGATTTGCGGGCTgtttgtggaggtggaggaggagaagtttGCCCGCCGTCTGGACgacctgctgcccctgctggagCGGGAGATTAACCCCAACAACTACGAAGAT AtcgaggaggagcaggatgaaAAAGGAGCCGACCGGCTGCTCTTCGGTCTCCTAACGCTCATCAGTAAACTGAACAAACACTGCGgcctgctggagctcagcaAACCTCACGACACCCTCTGCAACATCTGGG CTCATATCGAAGCCCACCTACGGTACCCTCACTGCTGGGTGTGGCTGACTGCCTCGCAGCTCTTTGGTCAGCTGTTTGCGGCTCATCAGCCAGAGCGCTTGGTGGCTGTttggaggggagaggggggagattcCTCATCGCAGCCATCGGCCACAACCTTCATCTGCACCGGCCTGGACAAGAAG ATACGGGAGTTGGCCTTGTCATTCTGCCATCAGCTGCAGTCCAAGTTCCTTGAGTCAGTGTCAGGGgagcag GTCATCAAGAACTTGCTCTTTGTTGGCAAGGTGATCTACCTCATTTCCCCCGAGTCTGATGTGGTCTCCTCTttgggggaggtggagagggagcagggggagaatgaaaaggatgaggaggagggtgatgagAAGGATGACCGGCCTCCTTCCCTGATGTGGCTGATGCGGAAGCTATCGCTGATGGCCAAGAGGGAGGCAGCGAATACCCCCAAGGTCCCCCTCAAG AgaacgtgtgtgtttaagtTCATGGGGGCGATAGCCATGGACCTGGGTAAGGACAACGTGGGCCCGTATctgaccaccatcatcactCCTCTGTACAGGGAGCTGGACAGCACCTATGCAGAACAAG ATCCCACGCTGAAGAACCTGGCACAGGAGCTGATCGAACTGCTGAAGAAACAAGTGGGACTGGAGAAGTTCTCTCTCGCGTTCTCCGCTGTCCAGAAAGAGTTTTCGCAGAGGCGAGCAGCACGCAAACGCCACAGGGCCATACAG GCGGTCGCTAACCCAGACATCGCAGCCAAGAAGAAACTGAAGAAGCACAGGAACAAGATCGAagccaagaagaggaagattgAATTCCTGCGACCGGGATATAAAGCCAAGAAGCAGCGCAGCCACACGCTCAAAGACTTGGCGATGGTGCAGTGA